Genomic segment of Salvelinus sp. IW2-2015 unplaced genomic scaffold, ASM291031v2 Un_scaffold6967, whole genome shotgun sequence:
AAAACATACCTCTGAAACGCATAAGTGAAGATAACGTTTTAGATCATGTTCAATGGTTAAATGTAttgcctaataaaataaaaaaataaattagtattttattattattatattattatcacCGTCTTATGCTGCTACTGATTTTACTATTTGTATTGTAATTGTTCTGTATTATTTTGAGTGATTCTCACCCACtatatatttcattttaaaatgttttttttcaacgGTATCAGGAGATATTTCCCGGGTGCAATCTGCTCCATCTCTCGCCAGCACATTTCCAGCAGGTTATCACAATCACCGTCCGTCCTATTTCTGATGTGTTCCGCTGATTACCATCAGTGCCCTCAGATATCCCAGACTGATCATCGCGCAGCAATATCCACTCTGAGCCATCTGGAGCAGATCATATCGCTGACTCCGGCTCAGTCCCCAAGTATTCAATCTACACAAGCCTTTCAAGCACCACGAAGACGAGCTGGTTGGTTTCAACCCGAGTAACAGCGACCCCACATAGGTGAGTCCACGTGGTGTTCTGGAAGTGGTCGGGCGACAGAAGTGTCCTCCTCTGCAGGTGGAACGACAACGGCCCGTCTAGCGGTATCAGCAGGCCAACACATATTTATTGGAGTCCGAGATTGAAAGCgatatattgttttgtatttgagtgttttgATTTAAACAGCCAAAGCTACTTGTTCTAGCGCTTATTTAGGCCTAGTTTTGTAGCTACAAAAAAAAAGGATTTATCTgtgtacacaaaaaaaaaaagatgtttgTGATATGAGTGAGAATTCGGCTTTCTCTTTAGTTCTACTATAGACCCTATTGATCAGTAGGTTtacattgacccaggtttatgcGACAAACGCAATGTcccaaaaacaacaaatattgtgACATGTGTAATGGTAACTGCAGATATAGGATACATTTTCTAAAGATCGACAACGTTTGCATCCGTTAAACAGGGGTGGATTTTTATTTTGAAGAACTTTCCCTTTTTGTGACTATTGATGACGGAAACGGTGTTTGTCGAATAAATTATGATTGCGGAATCTTTTTTAAGATACGCGGGGCGCGTGATGTCACCGCATAACTATAAAGCTCCACTACGCATTTAATTCTAAATGTCTACTgcttgcaaaatattttttattKaattataaaaaataatgtttatttgcaGGAAAATGATTGagctgactttcaagaatgcctgaacAGCGTCgtcttgcttttctggttggctggcaagTTTCACCTGGGcgaagtttcaccatccaatgaTATAAACATCTTCAGGAGTGTAAGTTTCATCATGGCGCGGACGGTGGCGATACAttggcacatgagaattattagaatataTGGCATATTTAGTACATTACTGCATTCTTCTAATTATGCTGGCTTTCGCGTTCTGAGACGTTAAACAGATAGGTGAGAAGGCATTACAGGCTGTCGACAATTTAGCAGTGCGCAATTTGCCTAAACGGTAATGTAAACACTTCAGCCACAAACTGTATATTCAACACTGTAGGTTTctgcaaaaaaagtatttgtttttaggTGTGACGTCATTATGGCCAGACGTTTTTTATCGACACAAAATAGTTACATGGAAACGCACCCTATCAGGAAATTGtcgcatctattttctatgcGAACTTTCTAAATATCGACACAAATGCACTGGACAAGTTTatggaaacatagctactgaCAGGGACTCAAAGTGCCGTTTGACTTGATAGTGTCCTCTAAAGGGGTGTCCAAGTGCATTAAAAACTTTGTTAAAACTTTGTTTACAGAATTTGAAGATATTCTAACATGTATATGAATGCATTGTCTTACTAGCCTGGTGAAACTTATGCCATTTAAAATGCCCAACGTCAACTGTTAGTAGTGGTACAGTTTGTTTCAGTTTCTTGTGGTTTTTGGGTTCCACTGAATAATAAGTAAATGGGATGCATCTTGGGACAAAAACCACCTCTCTGTTACAAACAACTACCTATCTGTTACAAACAACTACCTATTCTGTTTACAAACAACTACCTATCTGTTTCAAAACAACTACCTATCTGTTACAAACAATTACCTATCTGTTACAAACAACTACCTATCTGTACAAACAACTACCTATCTGTTACAAACAACTACCTATCTGTTACAAACAAACTATTCTGTTACAAACAACTACATATCTGTTACAAACAACTACCTATCTTTACAAACAACTACCTATCTGTTACAAACAACTACCTATCTGTTACAAACAACTACCTATCTGTTACAGACAACTATCTATTTGTTACAAACAACTACATATCTGTTACAAACAACTACCTTATCTGTTACAAACAACTACCTATCTGTTACAAACAACTACCTATCTGTTACAAACAACTACTATCTGTTACAAACAAACTACCTATCTGTTACAAACAACTACCTATCTGTTACAGACAACTACCTATCTGTTACAAATACAACTACCTATCTGTTACAAACAACTACCTATCTGTTACAAACAACTACCTATCTGTTACAAACAACTACCTATCTGTTACAAACAATTAAACTATCTGTTACAAACAACTACCTATCTGTTACAAACAACTACCTATCTTTTCAAACAACTACCTATCTGTACACAAACTACCTATCTGTTAAACAACATACTAAAACACTACTATCTGCTTTAAGTTGGTCTGATAGAAAAACACTCAGATCCCCatcgacacccacacacacgcagacaaagcacacacacacacacacgcagaaagTGAAGGGGGtggggtggctaaaaacagaaTGAAGGTTAAGCATTTTCAATAAGCACCAGCAGAGCTGAGTTTCAATTAGTGACACAATTGACAAGCTTGCGTAAAGAGACACTATGTGTCAATACACTTCGCTACAGCCTAACTAAGTTTCTGTTCTTCATCCTTCCCAAAGCGATATAATATATAATACCATAACATGACACACTATCATAACGCCTTAAGGAATTGTACCTGTTATTTCAATCAACTTATGATTTTAGGTTTGTTGTAGTTGATCAACTACATCCCCGCTATGTCTCATTTCATTTGCCACGTTCATCAATTCGAAGATGGACAGaataataaaatattataaatacaaaatagaaaataaaataaactcaataaTTTGCATACTCCCAAAATCCTATAGACATACTTTGTAAAATGTCTAAATGAGAGAGTAAATGTCCTGATAAGTCCTACAAACAAGTCCACCATTTCCCCGCTGTACTGTTCTGTGTTAATGACAGTTGCACGTATTCATGAAGTCCTGCTCCTTGTGCTTTATCCCCACTATGTTGGACAGCTGTAAATCGTGTAGACAGGTTGTCATACAACAATCAAAGCTTCAGTGAATGGACTGTAATGCTAAAACATTTAACATACAGTATCCCAACACTGGGACAGCGGCCCAGCCAATGCTCTAGCCACATGCGGCCGGTGAGGAGGAGCTTGCAGCTCAAGTGGGATGCCAATCAAAGCATAAACTTCAAATTGTATCTGAGAGATCAGGCTGAGACCTGGGGGCAGGCACATCAGTTGGAGCTCAATTGTTGATGTGATCACATCCAACGGTCTTGCAGCGAAAGAGAGCAGCTGAGATTTAAAGAATAGCAGAAGAACCATTGTGATCTATTGCTGCTGTGCTTCCTGGTCACTTTCTCTTTGACTTCTTTACGCTTCGGTCTCGTGTTCCGACGTGTTTTGGCATACGACTCGGCGCAGAGGATGTCTTTCCCCCAGTTGGGCTACCCTCAGTACTTAAGTGCTCCCAAGCGGTGTACGGCGGGATCGGCCGGGGGTCCTGACTCCGTCGTCCCGGGGGGAGCTCTGACATAGCGGGAACCAGTCGGCTGCTGCCGCTGCAGTCACCTCGGTGTTGGGCATGTACGCAAACCCTACACTGCACACAACTACAGCGCGTTCCTGCCTTACAGCGCGCAGACTTGGCTCTTTTCTCTCAAATGGTAAGGGCTATTTTATACTTCTGCTGTTGTATTGTAGTGGTCTGTATGGTTGCTTTACGTCAAGTGTTTCACTTATTTTGCCTGGAAAAGGCACCGTGAAAAGACGGCTGAGAACTATTCAATCTGCGGTTGCTTTGCAAGTTGCACATACTCGCGCTCTCCGAAAGTTTGTTGATAAGAAATAACAACGAATCTATGACTTTTATCTACACGTCTTAAATATTGGAGTATATTCATTATTCGTAACCTACTCTGGAAGTGTATTAGTCGTTTGAAGTGGGAGTTTGTTCCAGCTGCATTCAAAGACATGTTGTTCCATATAGATGAGCCAAAAAACGGTGTGACATTTCGTTTGAGGGAGAAGTGATTTAGTATAAAAGAGCGTTTAGTCGAGATAATGGTGCTTATGACACAAATTATATCGTTTAGTTGACTTTAATTATTATAGCGTTGGTCGTCGGCGTCTGAAATATCACTAAAGACAGCTATTCGTTTTGGTGAATCTTCTGAAATATCACTAAAGACAGCTATTCGTTTTGGTGAATCGAAACAACAAAGGCCTTTGCATGAATTTGGCACGCACACAAATCATTTAACTTTTAGGATAAAATAGTACTATATAAACTAAACCAGTACGTCAAACATATTCCAGGCCCACAATGACCTAGACATTATATTTATAATTTTGTCTCGCAACATAGTTCTActtttttgtattcattttgaGGGAAATTATTTGAGGATAAGACGTACGTATTTatgaaatatttgtttttaaagttTATAGCCTGACatggaaaaataacaatttacaGATACTTTACATAATAATGCAGTTCATCACGATAGCAGCCGGTTACCAGAATGCAGCGTGAATAGCCTTCTCTGACAGACGTCACAGTCGATCCTTTTGCATCAAATAAATTATTACATCCACGATGACATTGACATTTTATACTGTCCTTCAAAATACACGTCTTTTAAGAATTCCAATACTTACTTCCATCTGCATTTGATACAGAAATAGTATTTCTTAAATAACAATAGAAACCGACTAGGCCGCAGTGTCGACTGACACCATTTCGGTCAAACGCATTAACGCATTAAAAGTAGTTCTACTCACCTCAGTAATTAAAACGCGAAAACATAAatgaatatatgtgtgtgtatatctataCTCTTAAATATAAAggcttaatataatacataggtTACGAGTATTATTAGTTTTCTGAACTTTTGGACGTTATTGAAGGACATTGTCCACAGTTATCCCAAACTGTAAGTAACATACAAGAGTGGCATAAAATAGTTACAGGGATATCCAAGCGATAGGCCCATTTTGAAACGCTATTCATGTCGAAATGTATGCGCGGTATTAGGCATTTATAGAAATTCACGTGTTTCTAAGCAACATATTAACCAACCTGTGGCGTTGTTGATCCTCCCAGAGCTCCCAGTACGAGCTGAAGGACAGTCCTGGCGTCCATCCTGGCAGCTTCGCGGCCCACACCTCGCCAGCTTTCTACCCATACGGCCAGTTCCAGTACGGGGATCCGGCCAGGCCCAAGAACGCCACCCGGGAGAGTACCAGCACGCTGAAGGCCTGGCTCAATGAGCACAGGAAGAACCCCTACCCCACCAAGGGAGAGAAGATCATGTTGGCCATCATTACTAAGATGACCCTGACGCAGGTKTCCACCTGGTTCGCCAACGCCAGGAGGAGRCTGAAGAARGAGAACAAGGTGACGTGGGGAGCCAGGAGTAAAGAGGACGAGGATGGAAACATCTTCGGGTCGGACAATGAGGGAGACGCGGAGAAGAACGATGACGAGGAGGAGATCGATCTAGAGAGCATCGATATAGACAAGATTGACGACAACGATGGAGATCAGAGCAATGAGGATGACGATGATAAACCGGAGGGCAGAGAGCGACACCGAGAACTGGAGAGTCTGGAGAAACGGCGGGCCTTCGCCCTGCAGCACGAGGCCTTCGACAAATGTAAGAACTCCATTTCCTCCGGGAATGACCTTTCTGACAGCAACACCGGAGTTGTGTCCCCGGACAGACAGGGAACTTTTCAGCTCCCAGTGAACAATAAGCCTAAGATCTGGTCGTTAGCTGAGACGGCTACCAGTCCTGATAGTTCTGTCAAGTCCACCTCTCCGTCCGGCCCTACCGGTCACACCCCGCCTCAGATGCAGCACCCAGCTTTCCTCCCCTCTCACGGACTATACACCTGTCAGATAGGCAAGTTCCATAACTGGACCAACGGAGCTTTTCTGGGGCAGAACTCTCTGCTGAATGTCCGGTCGTTTCTAGGAGTTAATCAGCACCAGCACCATCATCATAACCTCCACTTACAGACccagcagctgcagcagcagcaggcctCGGTGTTGGTGTCGCCTGGAGCCTCGCCACAACTCAGCCCCAAGCACATAGGTATGCACCAGTCAGAATCGTATTGCGCAATGCTTTATTTACTATTATATTTGGTAAGCAAAAATCATAGAAATTACAGTTAATACAAAATGCATAGCTTATCAATTGTATTTTGTCAGAAAGGGCTTTTTTAAACGACTAAAGtttctactcacacacacacacacacacacacacacacacacacacacacacacacacactagtat
This window contains:
- the irx1a gene encoding LOW QUALITY PROTEIN: iroquois-class homeodomain protein IRX-1a (The sequence of the model RefSeq protein was modified relative to this genomic sequence to represent the inferred CDS: inserted 3 bases in 2 codons; deleted 2 bases in 1 codon; substituted 1 base at 1 genomic stop codon), encoding MSFPQLGYPQYLSAPKRCTAXDRPGVLTPSSRGELXHSGNQSAAAAAVTSVLGMYKPYTAHNYSAFLPYSXADLALFSQMSSQYELKDSPGVHPGSFAAHTSPAFYPYGQFQYGDPARPKNATRESTSTLKAWLNEHRKNPYPTKGEKIMLAIITKMTLTQVSTWFANARRRLKKENKVTWGARSKEDEDGNIFGSDNEGDAEKNDDEEEIDLESIDIDKIDDNDGDQSNEDDDDKPEGRERHRELESLEKRRAFALQHEAFDKCKNSISSGNDLSDSNTGVVSPDRQGTFQLPVNNKPKIWSLAETATSPDSSVKSTSPSGPTGHTPPQMQHPAFLPSHGLYTCQIGKFHNWTNGAFLGQNSLLNVRSFLGVNQHQHHHHNLHLQTQQLQQQQASVLVSPGASPQLSPKHIDRENVVRSASPPTQLLKSSFRPLHDGPRTQQEASQLVLTALSSA